GAATCAGTTAAATCAGACAAGAATTGGAAGAAAAGTTGCATCGATGTGTTTGATGGTCTCGATGTTGAATTGACAGCCAATTTTGACAAATCATGAATTCATTGTCGAAGTGAAAACGTATAAAATTATGGGATTTTTTCAGTTTACCCGCCTAAACTATGAGCAGATAGCGAATACCCCTGAAATTTTATAAAGGTAAACGGCAGcagttagatttttttttctcttttcagagGAAATATGTGATAGTACTTCCCTACTCTAACCTTATACTAATCATGGATACGTGAGGGACCTATGATTATTttcgttaaaaaaaaagagtcagtCAAATTGACATTACTAACATTGTGTAAGAAGAACAACTTTGTTTAATGTTTAGTCCATTGCTTCCATTCCATGTTAGTTGCTCTGTATCTGCAAAATTATTCATCAGTTCTACAGTCAATACCTGAAGAAAGAATTATCATTCCAAcaacattttaaaaaattttccttctgATGTAATTCTCTAAAGACGTTTACTTGATTTATCTTTCGTGTTAATATGACAAAGAGCTGCCAGAGAATTAAGGATGTTTTCGATAGCAAATACCCCTCAACTTTGATAAGTAAACGGCGGTAGATAGATGCTCCCATGCTCTAACCTTACACTAATAATGGGGGATGAGTGAGGAATGTATGGGGGATGAGTGAGGAATGTATGGTTATTTTCGTAAGCCATAATGTCAGTCAAAGGGAAACATTAATTTGGCATTACTAAGATAGTTTAAGGACTACATGAGCAATTTCGTTTCTTATTGTTCTTTGCCTGCAAACACTTTTTTAGCTATATTTCATTGCATCATTGAGTCTTGTGTCTTGACCGTCCAAaactaacaaaacaaaaaaaaaagattaatctttcttacacGGACAAGGTATATACTATTAACGTtgaatgaatgataactatgcaaaatttgaatttgaaattcaacttttacacataTTATGAAGGTGTGTCCAttgttagtgtatataagatttacttaaaacaaaaaaaaaaaaaatggctagACTTGGAGGTCAACGGAAGTGAACGGAGCCCCAAGTCGTCTCTCAGTCTCCCTAACACACATTAAATGACAAATGTTTGCTCACTAACTACTGGGCAGAGAGGTGAAGCAAGTATGAACTGAATAAATTGATCAGTTGAAGTGCTACTTTGGTTAATTCAGGTTAGACATGTTTGTTTCTTCCCTCTCTGCCTCAAAATTATGCATGCATTCCAAGACAATTTACAGTTCTATTTGTTGGGTTTGTGTGAAATTGGAATTGCATGTATTGATTGTGTTTATGATGGGTTCTCTAGAGCTGCTAGTAGTACAATGCATGCTAGATTGCCTCCTTGTTGACTTCCTTTCCTGGCCTCAAAAGTTAAACCAAAAGGAGATATGTTATATAACGTATTGTATTGTCAAACAACTACTCCAAACAGAAGAAAGTATATCTACCAGGGAGTAATAAAGCATGAATGaaagaaatttgagatttttgcTTCATTTGGAGTGTGGGTAAAACCCATCTGAACAAATTTACTGTAGTTTAAAGCTTCTAAATTCTTATTCCATTGGACGGATTTTGAAACTTCCCTGTTATGTTTCTATTCAGCTAGATATAGGACAACCTCACTTACTGAGGATAATTATCTTAGTCAACAATCTATGCTCCATtacagcattttttttttaaatattttctgATACATAGGCTGTCATGTTAACCAAATCAATTTAGGAGAATGAATTGGGTTTTTGCACATTTTGTTGGATTGGACGGCTGTTAAACGTTGGCTGCACCTTTGAACTTGTGTCTTGTGAACTTGGTTCTCTTATAGCCAGTATGTAATCTAGTCTAGGTAATAAGATCATGGATCAATTAATGAATCCGTGGAACCAGACGGATTAGACGTTCATGGTTTTCAACTGCAACGGCAGTTTAACTTCTTCACCAGAGTCTTCGTTACAAATTGAATCTGGTGCCTGACTCTAAATCTGCCCTGAACTAGGTGAGTTTGGATAGGTTTTTCAATAAGATGGCACGAAGCAAATTGTCCTTATATGATACTTGTTTACAATCCATCCTATGTTCCTCTTAAGCTTTCTGTGAGGAGCATCAGCAGGGCATTTTTCTCTGATTCTGCTGTCAGCAAATAAGTTACATCAATCCTAGATATGTATGAAGAAAAGGTGAGGTTTCCACATGTTAAAGCCAAAGAAGAAACGGAATTCACCAAGAGTTCAAATTTCTTCATGAAAATGGTATATAGAAGATACTGAATGACGCAGGCTGTCTTTACCTTGATATAGAAGACCTTGGTTAACTTGGTTCTAAACAGTTCAAACCTACTGGTCAATAAAATGAATAAAGATCACAATTAAGGTATGTCAAAATGTCTAAAAGCGAAAGATGATGTTGGAAAACCTTAGTAGAATCTCTTGTATTGCATAGGACTTATGAATCCACAACTGCAGCTTCtgatattaaaaaatttacCATTTTGAGTTGCTGTAAGGTTCATGATTACTCTTTTCCACTTTCAGAGTATCCTAGTCGATGATCTTCCTGTTCTGCCCACTTATTTGGACGCACATATTGCCCTGTCTATCTTCTTTCTGTAAAATGTAGTTTACTTTCTTGCAATCAGTTCTTTTAAGTTCTATATATTTCCATTAACCCAACTTTCTTAGTAAATTTCGTGAGACAATTGAGTGTCAGAATTGTTCCTGTTCTACAGTCCGTATAAAGCAAAGAAATATGAAAGCTTATATAAATTTAACTATTTCAATCCTTTCATGTATTTTATGACTTAGCATCTGGGAGTTAACTTAGATCTTGAGGAATTGGTTTCCTCTTTCAACTCTAGACCACTGCTGTGCAAGATGCACCACATGCATTAATTATATCAGTTTACTGTGTAATCCACAGCACCTCTAGTAGAACATGATAGACTACACAGCAAAACCTATGTCATCAGTGGTGTTGATTTGTAAAACGTCAATTATTGAGcatgagaaatgaaaaatatcAGACATTAATGATATTTGTTACTGATTATTTTCTCAAGTGGTATAAAAACAGCAAAGGGTTGGTTAAGCTATACTGAGGTCTCTAAGCCACTATGTTTCCGTACCTAGGATACTAAAGATAAGCAAACAGCAGAAAAATTTACAGATAGCTCAACCTAACAGTTGAAATTACAGAAGATTAACTTTGCTAATAAATACTTATCAGATGGGCCATATGAGTTTTACTCCAGCAGCTTATAAATGTGAAGAAAATGGATATTTTATCCTCTCGACTAGCCACCCAATTGGCCAAGCTAGGACAGCAATTCCAATGCATATAATCCATTGCTTCCAAGACAGTTGCTTTGTATCTGCTAACTCCTTTAACAGTTCCACAATCAATACCTGCAGTAGAATTATCGCTAGGATTACACCCCAAAACATTTTCCTTTTATGTATCCCTTTGAAGAAGTTTCCTTCAACTCTTTTCGTGTTGAATATGACAAAGATCTCCCAGAGAACAAGGATGTTGAAGATCATGGTATCCTTTATTTTGGCATCCAGGTTGAAGGTTGATTGACCTTTGAACTGTATGGTCAGGAGAACAATGATAGGATAGACAGCTTGTCCCACTATATTCTTCCACATGATGCTGGTTATAAATGGACGCTTCTGGTTGACTGGTGGCAATTGTCTGAGCTCTTCTGGTGGTTCCTCAATGGTGATAGCAAGCGCAGCCAATGCACCAACTATCAACTTCACCCATAGTACTTGAAATGCTGCATATGGGACTTTACCTGATGAAATGGCTGCAACAATATTGATAGTCGGAGGTTCTTTAGCAGAAACTGCTGTTACGAAGTCTATCACAAGACAAGCAATGCTAACAGAAAGTTGGAACTGTGCGTACATCTGGATTTTGTGATACATACCTCTACCCCACCTCAATACTCTGGCTACAGAAACAAAATTATCATCCAAAATGATAATATCCGAGTTCTCCTTTGCTTGGCTAGTCCCTTGAATTCCCAGAGAGAGACCTGCATCAGCTTCCCTTAGCACAGTTGCGTCCCCTATGCTATGTCCAGTAACTGCAACGACGTGGCCTCTCTCTTTCAAGCCTTGGACCATGTGAAGTTTATCCAAAGTAGAAGCTCGTGCCATCACACGGATTGTGCCACATTTCTCTTTTATCTCTGTTTCTGCATTACTTTGCAAGCTTTGACGGTCCACTAATTCATCTGTTGTCTCATCTTGAGTTGGATCAATAATACCACATTCAATGGCTATGGCTCTAGCAGTGGGAAGATCATTTCTTGTGACCAGTTTGATGTCCACTTCTGCTTCCCGGCAGTCCATCACAGCCTTTTGTACCTCTGGCCGACATGGGCATTTCAAGCCTAGGCACCCTATGAAAGCTGAGTTTTCATCACTATGTTCTTCTGACACTTCTTTATGTGCAAAAGCTACGCAACTGAGACCATTAGACTTCATCTTCTGAAATATTTGCTCCAAGTTTCTTTTTGCATCAATAGACATAGGTTGGACGATCCCATCTTCATCATAATATTGCGAGCACGTGGCCAGTATGATTTTTGGTTGGCCTTTCTGGTGCACATGAATAGTATCACTGGTATTCCTCTTGATCCATATGCTACTTTGAGTGTTCTCAGAATTGAAGCTTTCTGGACTGTGAACGGCACAATTTGCTCGAACTTGTTCAACATTGACTCCCATATCTTGGACACTCCACGCCTGAATTGTACTGTGAACTTGACTCTCAAAAAGTTCAATGGGAGATCCTGATGAGGCTTCAGTGCTTCTTAAAAGCATACCTTCACGGAGCAGTCCAAGAACATTTCTTGGGATGATTGAGGAAGTTCCTGCATTGAGAAGCTTGTTGCCGAAACAAAATTGGCTTACTATCAGATGATTCAAGGTAAGACTTCCTCTTTCATCTGTGCAGATTACATCTGCGGAACCAACTGCTTCACAGGCTGAAAGATTTCTTACTAGTGCCTTTTGAGATGCCATCCTGTTGGTTGAGTAAGCAATGGTTATCATGACAGCTAGGAGCAAACCTTCAGGGATGGCAGTTGCAGCAATAGCAACTGGGGTGGCTAGGATCCCTATCAGATCATTGCAGACTTCATGGATATTTGTCTTCCCTGCAGTGAAGTCTGATTTTCCATCCTCATTCCGCATATTCCCGACAAAGTAACGAACAAGCAGTACTACCAGCACCAAGGAAGCAACCATTAAACCGACTTTAGATATTTGTATCGTCAGCTCACGTAGCTTCCTTTGTAATGGAGTTCTTTCCTCAATATCATAGCTTTTTGAGCTCAGCATCTTCCCCCATTCTGTGTTGATGCCGACTGCAGTCACAAGCATTCGAGCAGAACCGTTGATCACCTTCGTGCCAGAGAGAAAGAATGGATTACAGCTTTCATTGATTTCGACTGATTCCCTCCAAGCTGCGATGCATGACTCGTTCACCTGTAAAGGGTTCCCATCTATGAATAAGCCATCAGCAGGAACTTGGTCTCCAGTCTTCAAACAAATAATATCCCCAACAACGGCTTCAAACACTGAGATGCGCATCTGTTGCCCATTTCTGATGACGGAGACGGAGAATTTGTCACGAGCTTTCCATAGCTTAAAGAATTGTCTTCTTGGCCAGAGGTTACTCGTGGCAGTCACCATGATCACAAGAATGACAGCGACAAATATGCTTCCCCCATCAGACCATCCTCTCCGCCCATGACGTGTTATACCAAAACAGACTGAAAGTGTTGCACAGACAAGTAGGATAATAATGATGGGATCTCTGACGGTCTCAAGCACAATGGGTAAAGTTTTTGGAGTTGGCTTCTGGATAGTGTTTGAACCAAAGTTATGGCGCCTACGTGCAATTTCCTCATCATCACCTTGGATACCGCTTTCAGCATCGGATTTGAGATATGAGGCAACTCCTGGAACGCCTCCAAGCTGATGAAGCTGCTCGATGTTTTTGTGGCGGGCAAGCTCAGATAGGCATTCTGGTGTAACAATTTTTTTCACGGGAGTAGGCTCAGATAAGCGTTCTGGAATAACATCGATAACTGTATCAAACGGAGATGGTAAAGGATTGTCCAACAGCCCGCTTTGGTTCCCAGGTGCAATATCTTTTGCTCGACAGAAGGCATTGATGCTATAGAGCGTTGTCCAAAATGCCCGCAACCTCTTCTGGGCATCGAAAACTATGGGTGTCAACTCTACTCCGTCGTTGACTACTACTTCCTCTTTTACAGAAGAGAAGCGTCTGATGCTCCGGACGGTGATAGATATGACTCGCCACCTCTTCTGGACTTGGCACCTCTTCTGGGCTCGAGTGGGAAGTAGTGGCGACTCGACAGCATTGAAACTTGCTTCTGAAGTGTCGCtcattattgattttttttttttgtgggggaCAAAAAGAGGTAGTTTTGAACGTTGTCAGTTTATTCTTGAGTATCAGATTGATGTCACTGCCTGTATTTATACATATTTGAGATAGAGAAGAAATAGCACTTTCCTTCGAATTTACCGTGTTTGATCACCACCACTGAGGAGGAAACATGGACGAAGTTTCGTCCATTCCCtcgtatatatattttttatgtaGCAAATTAGTGATCGTCTCTTTTGGCTTCTCTCTTCTGTTCTGTAGCTATTTGTCAACCTGAGTTTTGGTTCCTGGCAGTTGTTATGGGGATAAGACATTAATGATTTCACCATTGTTTTCATCGTCAGCAGAAAAGTCGCTGTCTTTGTACGATACCCCTCGTCACAACATCACTATATATATAGCGTCAGCTTCTACGGGTCATGCATCATGGATCTGCATGCCTCAACATACGGAAGTCTCTGTATAATTCTGCTGGTTGATTAACATACTATGTAATTAAGGTGGCATTACTAACTTTCAAGCTTTTTATTTGTTACAGAAAAAAAATCCCTTTCCTTGTTCGCAAAATTCAattcttttttactttctttgCTCCCCTTATAAGGTTCAAAATTTTCCTTAAACAACAACGACAACAATAATAGTGGTGAATGACCTCTTTTCTTCCTGGATGACAATGCTGCAAATTCTTGCACTAAAGTAATTTTTGCCGATGCCTCGAAGGAATTACTTGCTCATAATGGGACCAATCATCTTGGAATCATTAGGCACTGTAATATGACTTCTTTGAATGTGTAGCAACTTAATTACGACTTCTTCAAATATAGCTGTCGACTGGCCTTTGATGAATTCGTGTAGGAGCTGTCGCAGTAGCAAGGATTCTTAAAAAGTTTCACAACTTTGattggcccaaaaaaaaaattatatatatatatatacacacacacacacgacTCATATTACAATTTGGATGCAAAGCTATCTTTTTGACTATCTTTAAACAATTTGGCAGCTTTTGTTAAGTCTGAGATCACAACTCTGTCATATGTTTAGGGCCATTTAGAATgctattttttgaagtttttattgaaaattgtatGAAAGCGATCTGATGTATGTCAATGACGGAGCCAAGGGGGGCCCAGGGGGTCATAGCCCCctctaagttttgaaaattttaattaataatATCGAAATATATGTGTAAAACAAAGTTGACTCCCTTAATTTTTTACAATGTTAGTTTCtattatgaaattttcaaagcctAAATATATGATTTTATGatccatagtaaattgacccaatttgatatattataataaaatgaCCTAATACATAATTATCAATGggctaaaacaaaaataagcACTTTattggtatatatatatacaacttAGTCCAATTGATTAGACTTGTTCTCACTCCTATTCCTGTATCAACTGCAACTATAGAATGTGCATTTCTGATTATGAAGATAGTCAAGACAAAAGCTCCGAAATAAGCTCAAAGATAATTTATTGAAAGATTGCCTAATTGTTTACATAGAAAAGAAAGTTATTGAAAAATTTAGCATTGATTTAATCATAGATGAATTTATTTCTATGAAAGTAGTCAGTTTTATATTAcatagttatatatatatatattgcataggTGACGTATTGGAGCATCTTATCATAATGTGCAACTTGGgtggtttgtgatgttataaaatatttaatcaaatgttatttcttgtcttaatttttgttatgactatGTTGTATattataaaatagaaaaatacctttataattaatgTTAACATTTGAtgtttttagatgtcatatatttgaatagatgaaaattattttgattttcagatatcatatatttaaatagatgaaaattattttgaacataacacattaagataattttgttaggaaaaattttggcccccTAGAAAAAAGTTTTGGCTCCGTCACTGTTATATGAGaagtaaaaaagtgattgaaaagtGTGTTTACggaaaaagttttaaaaaaatgccTTCAATTGCGGATTGAATACAGAAGTTTCCTAGGAATTACGCTGAGGTAACAGAACCCTTCCCTAGCTTTAGTTTCCTTTTTGCACAAGTTTTCTTGGCTCGAATGGAATTTCCTTTCCATTTCCTTGGACCCTGCTTGAAACGTACGAGGAaatttgacttgttttccaccTATGCTTATCATGTCAATGCATACTGCTGTCTCATCCAAATTTGCTTCATCTCATGTTAATTTCAATTCATCTATGGTGTCGATACAAAAACTTTATTCTACATAAAGTGTAGGATCATTTCGTACTGAATTTCCAGCAAATTTGTTCGAGAAAAACCAACCCACCAGGCAAAAGTAGCCGAACGAGATGCTGGCAGGGGAAATTTACATGTTTCTCATTCTTAAAGGAAAATTTGGGATATTtctactgtagcactttttgtgatgtgatgtatgtgagataaaaggaaattgggaagataaaaaggtgtattggaaattgtaatgatgatataaacaaataaaattggggaaataatgctcaatccaaacaaacccgttACATAATTAGttcttgagaaaaaaaaaagaacaaatctTGAAAGTTGTTTAGCCCAATTATACACAgtttccttgttcttttatctCCCTTAACATATACTACTAGCATACATAAATTGCATAGCCAGTTCAACTAAGTTATGGAACTTCAATTTGCCCATTATAAGttttaattttggatcaatCTTTCCAACACTGTCAACGTATACATTTATAGATTTAGATACATGTCACATTATCTCAATTGaatttaaatatcaaattttatatatgtaaCATGCATCTAAATCCGCCAAGATAATAGTGACCGTGTACAAAACATTTATCCTTTAATTTTACCATTTTTGTCTTAAAGTCGTATTGTTCCTTCAAATTCTGTTATCACGTGGTGGCTACTTCTTCTTGGCTACATATCAATGGGCTTGGGTTTGAGATACATCTCAGTCTTTAGACGTCCAAAATGATTTGTCTAAGTCATTGAACCACGTTGGGCCCAAATTCGTCAATTAGACTTTATGGATCTTGGCTATTCTTTATATTCATTAGCAGAAAATCATGAGTTTGCTTATGAATATTGCGAATAGCTCAAGAAGCAAGAATTTGTAATATGTATCCCAATGTTATGGTGGAGTCTAATCATTTTCTAAACTAACAAGTCAGCATAAACTACTACGAAACTTTGTGATATTGCTGTTTTCCTAATAACAAATAGTAGAAGttgtttgatttattggtaagtGTAAATATTGAACTCAGCAAGAATTTACCACAAAAGTACATTACAGAAGCAAACTACAGAAGATATTAAAACGAAACTTTGAGTACACTACTCCATTATACATGCATTTGAagttgttggttttttttttttttttttttgcaaaaaaagcTTATAAGAGACTTTTATTGAATCTTAAAATGAACTTATGTTATTCATTCATCAAGTTACAATTTATAATGATTACAAGTAGTAAACTAACAAAATATCATATTATcctaaaaatctcaacaaaaactACTTGATAACATGCAAATCTTAGCTAAAATATTTAATAACAAATCAATATGATTTTTTGATTAATAAATATTCTTATTCTTCTGCTAACTAGTTacgctccgtttggattggccatttttttaaaataagtttttttaaatataatgcTACAATAAtacacaataactcaaaaaacatctcatccatacaatatatcaaatatttcaaaaaatttttattataaaaatttttcatatatactgctacaataaaattttcaaaaacaccccaaaaaatagttaatccaaacggagcatAATTATTCTGAACCTAAATATAATCTAgtaaattttgtaggaaaagtTGACATATTTCAACAGAAGTTCTTCCACTTGAGATAACTGAACACTGGTCTGTCCGGAACAGGCATGCACTTAACAATCCAGCCAATTGGCCAGGATGCAGCTGCGATTCCTATACAAGCTCCCCATTGCCCCCAATTCAACCTTTCTGTATTAGCAAACCTCTTCAAAAACTCCACCATCACCACTTGAAGAATAATTGTTACTCCAATAATTCCCAAGAACAACTTGTTCCTGTGTATCCCCTCAAACACATTCTTACTCTCAAGTTTCCTTGCGTTGAACTCATTGAACACTTGGCAAAGAACAAAAGTGTTGAAGATCAACGTAGCGTTTACCTTTTCGCTAACACCAAAGATTGATTTTCCTTTGAACTGTAATGTCAGCAAAACTGCTATCTGATACAAGGCTTGAGACATTAAGTTCCTCCACATGATGTTGGTGATGAGGGGTTCAGTACGCCCCACCGGAGGCTTGTCCATCAGATCCTTTGTTGGTCTTTCTGTTGCTAGCGCTAAGGCTCCAAGAGTATCCATGATGAGATTTACCCACAAGAGTTGAACTGCTGTTAATGGTACTTCTCCAGCTGAAATTGCTGCTACAAAGTTGATCACTAGAGCTGCCACATTCACTGTGAGTTGGAACTGAATAAATTTCTGGATATTGCTGTACACACACCTTCCCCATGTAAGCACTGTGGCAACAGAAGCAAAATTGTCATCCAAAATGACAATATCTGAACTCTCCTTGGCGACTTCAGTGCCCTGAATCCCCATAGAAAGTCCTATATCAGCTTCTTTCAATGCTGGCGCGTCGTTTGTTCCATCTCCAGTCACTGCTACAACATGACCTTTCTCTTTTAAGCATTTCACCATGAGATGCTTGTCAAAAGGAGACGATCTCGCCATTACAACAATTTTATCAACTTTTTCCATCCGTTCCTCATCTGTGTAGTTGCGAAATTCGACACCTTCTACCACCAATTCATCGTTAGCCTCAAGATCGGGCTTAAGTATTCCACATTCAGTGGCTATTGCTCTTGCAGTGAAGACATTGTCGCCAGTGATCATTTTGATCTTCACACCAGCATATTGACAATCTTCCACAGCTTTCTTCACACCGGGGCGACAGGGATCCTTTAGGCCTACAATCCCCAAAAGGATCAAGTTTCTGTCTTCTAATGTTTGCTGTATTTCTCCACTGGCATCATTGGCTTCTGTTATTTGCTTGTGAGCAAATGCAATGCATCTCAGACTGCTAGCAGCCATGCCCTGTattatttcttcaaatttcttcCTCTCAAGATGATCAAGCAATGTCACTTCTCCTTCAAGGTTGTAGTAATGCGAGCACATTGCTAGTATCATTTCAGCAGCTCCTTTCCAGTGGACATGAATCGAGTTATCCACCATTTTCTTCATCAACACTCCACTTCTTTTCTTCTGGGAATTGAATGCTTCGACATGAAGAATGGAGCAATTCTGTTTTACTCTCTCCATGTCCATATTTAATTCCATCACAGCCCAAGACAGAATTGCTTTCTCAGTAGGACTTCCTGAGAACTCGAGGCCCTCAGTTCCTAAATTAATCGACCTATAAACACTTCCTGTTGTGTTTAGGCTCACAGCTTCACGAAGCAATTTAAGAACATTGGTTGAGATAGAAAGGTAGCTATCATTCTCTACTGATTCCTTTCCCAGCCAAAATTTTGTTACTGTCATTCTATTTAGAGTAAGAGTACCTGTTTTGTCTGTACAGATGGTTGTAGCAGAGCCCATTGTTTCACAAGCAGAAAGCTTTCTCACCATTGCTTGATCAGCCATCATTCTCTTCATCGAGTAAGCAAGTGTAAGTGTTACAGCCAGAGGCAAACCTTCTGGAATTGCAACAACTACAATTGTTACGGCTGCAGCAATAATTTTCACCACAGCATTGATCACATCATCAGCCTTTGTTTTGCTGCCATTGTACTCCTTGATTCCATTCGCGTCCTTTGTATGACCAGTGAAGTAGCGAACTAATAGCACCAAAAGAACTAAGAAAGCAACTGCTAAACCAACTTTACCAATTGCTGAAGTTAGCTTATTGAGGCGCGATTGAAGTGGAGTTTTCTCATTGGAGTCCTGGCTAACAGAGCTCATCATTTCCCCCCAAGTTGTGTTCATTCCAACAGAAGTAACAAGCATCTGACCATATCCATCAGCTACTTTGGTACCAGAAGTCAAGAATGGATTCTGGTTTTGATTAACTTCTAGATGATCACTTTCTCCAGTCATGCTTGACTCATCAATGCTTAAGGAATGCCCCTCCAAGAGTAATCCATCAGCAGGTACCTGATCACCAATCTTCAAGCGA
This Coffea arabica cultivar ET-39 chromosome 3e, Coffea Arabica ET-39 HiFi, whole genome shotgun sequence DNA region includes the following protein-coding sequences:
- the LOC140038766 gene encoding putative calcium-transporting ATPase 13, plasma membrane-type, which gives rise to MSDTSEASFNAVESPLLPTRAQKRCQVQKRWRVISITVRSIRRFSSVKEEVVVNDGVELTPIVFDAQKRLRAFWTTLYSINAFCRAKDIAPGNQSGLLDNPLPSPFDTVIDVIPERLSEPTPVKKIVTPECLSELARHKNIEQLHQLGGVPGVASYLKSDAESGIQGDDEEIARRRHNFGSNTIQKPTPKTLPIVLETVRDPIIIILLVCATLSVCFGITRHGRRGWSDGGSIFVAVILVIMVTATSNLWPRRQFFKLWKARDKFSVSVIRNGQQMRISVFEAVVGDIICLKTGDQVPADGLFIDGNPLQVNESCIAAWRESVEINESCNPFFLSGTKVINGSARMLVTAVGINTEWGKMLSSKSYDIEERTPLQRKLRELTIQISKVGLMVASLVLVVLLVRYFVGNMRNEDGKSDFTAGKTNIHEVCNDLIGILATPVAIAATAIPEGLLLAVMITIAYSTNRMASQKALVRNLSACEAVGSADVICTDERGSLTLNHLIVSQFCFGNKLLNAGTSSIIPRNVLGLLREGMLLRSTEASSGSPIELFESQVHSTIQAWSVQDMGVNVEQVRANCAVHSPESFNSENTQSSIWIKRNTSDTIHVHQKGQPKIILATCSQYYDEDGIVQPMSIDAKRNLEQIFQKMKSNGLSCVAFAHKEVSEEHSDENSAFIGCLGLKCPCRPEVQKAVMDCREAEVDIKLVTRNDLPTARAIAIECGIIDPTQDETTDELVDRQSLQSNAETEIKEKCGTIRVMARASTLDKLHMVQGLKERGHVVAVTGHSIGDATVLREADAGLSLGIQGTSQAKENSDIIILDDNFVSVARVLRWGRGMYHKIQMYAQFQLSVSIACLVIDFVTAVSAKEPPTINIVAAISSGKVPYAAFQVLWVKLIVGALAALAITIEEPPEELRQLPPVNQKRPFITSIMWKNIVGQAVYPIIVLLTIQFKGQSTFNLDAKIKDTMIFNILVLWEIFVIFNTKRVEGNFFKGIHKRKMFWGVILAIILLQVLIVELLKELADTKQLSWKQWIICIGIAVLAWPIGWLVERIKYPFSSHL
- the LOC113734881 gene encoding putative calcium-transporting ATPase 13, plasma membrane-type, with the translated sequence MPPIVDANLSCINLVVRLSKLNKTKKKWGSAFLTIYCSRALKNVLSRRKSKISPVPSHAVIIDIAEVPPSPCKVDQTTLTKLVKEKSLGQLDQLGGIQGIATSLNTEVQHGLNGDDAEDILRRTEAFGSNTYRKPPKKGFFHFVWEAFQDPTIAILLACAALSLSFGIKENGPKEGWYDGGSIFVAVFLVISVSAISNFRQNRQFEKLSKVSSNIPVEVVRNGRRRQISIFEIVVGDVVRLKIGDQVPADGLLLEGHSLSIDESSMTGESDHLEVNQNQNPFLTSGTKVADGYGQMLVTSVGMNTTWGEMMSSVSQDSNEKTPLQSRLNKLTSAIGKVGLAVAFLVLLVLLVRYFTGHTKDANGIKEYNGSKTKADDVINAVVKIIAAAVTIVVVAIPEGLPLAVTLTLAYSMKRMMADQAMVRKLSACETMGSATTICTDKTGTLTLNRMTVTKFWLGKESVENDSYLSISTNVLKLLREAVSLNTTGSVYRSINLGTEGLEFSGSPTEKAILSWAVMELNMDMERVKQNCSILHVEAFNSQKKRSGVLMKKMVDNSIHVHWKGAAEMILAMCSHYYNLEGEVTLLDHLERKKFEEIIQGMAASSLRCIAFAHKQITEANDASGEIQQTLEDRNLILLGIVGLKDPCRPGVKKAVEDCQYAGVKIKMITGDNVFTARAIATECGILKPDLEANDELVVEGVEFRNYTDEERMEKVDKIVVMARSSPFDKHLMVKCLKEKGHVVAVTGDGTNDAPALKEADIGLSMGIQGTEVAKESSDIVILDDNFASVATVLTWGRCVYSNIQKFIQFQLTVNVAALVINFVAAISAGEVPLTAVQLLWVNLIMDTLGALALATERPTKDLMDKPPVGRTEPLITNIMWRNLMSQALYQIAVLLTLQFKGKSIFGVSEKVNATLIFNTFVLCQVFNEFNARKLESKNVFEGIHRNKLFLGIIGVTIILQVVMVEFLKRFANTERLNWGQWGACIGIAAASWPIGWIVKCMPVPDRPVFSYLKWKNFC